A stretch of the Poseidonibacter antarcticus genome encodes the following:
- a CDS encoding GGDEF domain-containing protein, translating to MNKEFEEIFSKLTITEKNVVRDNNIATPIALLPLLLNRVSTENVEELASLLKQSVLPSICSEIDDEIEELFEKIDKNANLLFEKEIQEKIQEFIEKRFERDKQVVIQRTSDISKFVTLMGEFLNDAITSNGFSSKNVLDIKEKIQSIDLSKDGIKELSILQTELIDAAALIEVEMNTVTNKLQSGKTKVQELEEKVSTLENELTKSKNESRKDHLTGLLTRRAYNDEIKKIESSYKRHNTQYAVVFFDLDYFKKVNDTYGHECGDVVLSTFAKILEKNTRDHDIVGRYGGEEFVAIVHYNLNRELLQYLKRIKTIVTTNKFLYKEHAIGVTFSAGVATRADHKSYDSTIQKADMLLYEAKENGRNQIKLEDGKII from the coding sequence ATGAATAAAGAATTTGAAGAAATCTTTTCAAAATTAACAATAACTGAAAAAAATGTAGTAAGAGATAATAATATTGCTACTCCTATAGCATTACTCCCACTACTCTTAAATAGAGTTTCAACAGAAAATGTTGAAGAGTTAGCTTCCTTACTTAAACAGTCTGTTTTACCATCAATTTGTTCAGAAATTGATGATGAAATAGAAGAACTTTTTGAAAAGATTGATAAAAATGCAAATTTATTATTTGAAAAAGAAATACAAGAAAAAATTCAAGAATTTATAGAAAAAAGATTTGAAAGAGATAAACAAGTTGTTATTCAAAGAACTTCTGATATCTCAAAATTCGTTACACTAATGGGTGAATTTTTAAATGATGCAATAACAAGCAATGGATTCAGTTCTAAAAATGTATTAGATATTAAAGAAAAAATTCAATCTATTGATTTATCAAAAGATGGAATAAAAGAATTATCAATCTTACAAACTGAATTAATTGATGCAGCAGCTTTAATTGAAGTAGAGATGAATACAGTTACAAATAAATTACAATCAGGTAAAACAAAAGTTCAAGAACTTGAAGAAAAAGTCAGTACATTAGAAAATGAACTTACAAAAAGTAAGAATGAAAGTAGGAAAGACCACCTTACTGGTCTTCTTACAAGAAGAGCTTATAATGATGAAATAAAAAAAATAGAAAGCTCTTATAAACGACATAATACTCAATATGCAGTTGTATTTTTTGATCTTGATTATTTCAAAAAAGTAAATGATACTTATGGTCATGAATGTGGAGATGTTGTACTTTCAACCTTTGCAAAGATTCTAGAAAAAAACACAAGAGATCATGATATTGTTGGAAGATATGGAGGAGAAGAATTTGTTGCAATTGTTCATTATAATCTAAATAGAGAACTTTTACAATACTTGAAAAGAATAAAAACAATTGTTACTACAAATAAATTCTTATATAAAGAACATGCTATAGGAGTAACCTTTTCAGCGGGGGTAGCAACTAGAGCAGATCATAAATCTTATGATAGCACGATACAAAAAGCGGATATGTTATTATATGAAGCAAAAGAAAATGGACGAAATCAAATCAAACTTGAAGATGGAAAAATTATATAG
- a CDS encoding nuclear transport factor 2 family protein, with amino-acid sequence MKSKNYILFFENLNINTSIEEYKKVFDLNAKFKDPFHKVTGLEKIYKIFQDMYTKLDNPKFKIIEVIAEDKIIYIKWDFEFKFKNKSKQESFEGISRVEFNNEGKAISHIDYWDSVENLYEKIPILSFFIKLIKNKIKS; translated from the coding sequence ATGAAATCAAAAAATTACATACTATTTTTTGAAAATTTAAATATAAATACTTCAATTGAAGAATATAAAAAAGTATTTGATCTAAATGCAAAATTTAAAGATCCTTTTCATAAAGTAACTGGATTAGAAAAGATTTATAAAATATTTCAAGATATGTATACAAAACTTGATAACCCAAAATTTAAGATTATTGAAGTTATTGCAGAAGATAAAATCATATATATAAAATGGGATTTTGAATTTAAATTTAAAAATAAATCAAAACAAGAATCTTTTGAAGGTATTAGTAGAGTAGAATTTAATAATGAAGGAAAAGCAATATCACACATTGATTATTGGGATTCTGTTGAAAATTTATATGAAAAAATTCCTATACTTTCATTTTTTATTAAACTGATTAAAAATAAAATAAAAAGTTAA
- a CDS encoding MFS transporter, translating into MNSKLKKKEVLYYSLIALPLAIIGLPLYIYIPTFYATDVGLDIAIVGLLIFIARVSDVFTDPFFGYLSDKCVQWFNSRKPLMIVGSLILIYSFYSLINPNKEFPQIWLLLYSILIYIGWSMINIPYLTWSSEISFNKIDTTTLNTSREMFTIIGVIIALLIPYIYGVSQNPKETLELLLYSFLILFIPLFFISIKNINIKSNSTNNEFNLTKIKKIYTDISDLKYLQIGYFFNNLANALPATLFLLFIEFVIQEKDSSGMILVLYFCSAVIALPFWNLLANKIGKKKTWLLSIFLALIAFIYVPFLEAKDLNLFIIISIVTGLSLGADMALPTSIQSDVVQTINTKNENISGLLFGIWTMITKLSLALSVAFSFLILGLFNFEADSPSELSLFVLTTLYGLVPIFFKLLAIYFIRKYFHDR; encoded by the coding sequence ATGAATTCAAAACTTAAAAAAAAAGAGGTTCTTTATTATAGTTTGATTGCATTACCTTTAGCAATAATTGGATTACCTTTATATATTTATATTCCAACATTTTATGCAACTGATGTTGGTTTAGACATTGCAATAGTTGGTTTATTAATTTTTATAGCAAGAGTAAGTGACGTATTTACTGATCCTTTTTTCGGTTACTTAAGTGATAAATGTGTTCAATGGTTCAATAGTAGAAAACCTTTAATGATAGTGGGTAGTCTTATCTTAATTTACAGTTTCTATAGTCTCATTAATCCAAATAAAGAGTTTCCTCAAATTTGGCTCTTACTATACTCAATATTAATATATATTGGTTGGAGTATGATTAATATTCCATACTTAACATGGAGTTCAGAAATAAGCTTTAATAAAATTGATACAACAACTTTAAATACTTCTAGAGAAATGTTTACAATTATTGGTGTTATTATTGCTTTACTTATTCCTTATATTTATGGTGTATCTCAAAACCCAAAAGAAACATTAGAACTACTTTTATATTCTTTTCTAATACTTTTTATTCCTTTATTTTTTATAAGTATAAAAAATATTAATATTAAATCAAATAGCACTAATAATGAATTTAATCTAACAAAAATAAAAAAAATTTATACAGATATTTCAGATTTAAAATATTTACAAATAGGATACTTTTTTAATAACCTAGCAAATGCGTTACCAGCAACTCTTTTTCTACTTTTCATTGAGTTTGTTATCCAAGAAAAAGACTCAAGTGGAATGATATTAGTTTTATATTTTTGTTCAGCAGTTATTGCACTTCCATTTTGGAATTTACTAGCCAATAAAATAGGTAAAAAAAAGACTTGGTTACTTTCTATATTTTTAGCTTTAATTGCATTTATTTATGTTCCTTTTTTAGAAGCTAAAGATTTAAACTTATTTATTATTATTAGTATTGTTACAGGTTTATCTCTTGGTGCAGATATGGCCCTACCTACTTCGATTCAAAGTGATGTAGTACAAACAATCAATACAAAGAATGAAAATATTTCTGGATTGCTTTTTGGTATTTGGACAATGATTACAAAACTATCATTAGCGCTTTCAGTTGCTTTTAGTTTTTTAATATTAGGTTTATTTAATTTTGAAGCAGACTCTCCTTCTGAACTATCTCTTTTTGTCTTAACTACTTTATACGGTTTAGTACCTATTTTCTTTAAATTACTAGCCATTTATTTTATTAGAAAATATTTTCATGATAGATAA
- a CDS encoding DUF1365 domain-containing protein — translation MSHKFQEGIIYHKRVSPKKHDFKYKFFMLDIDINSFSELENKYFSKNSFNLFSFNTKDHFGESDDFKKNVKGLLEKYQIKETNKMRFITLPSILGYVFNPISMLILFKEEKPTYMLAEVHNYNGGRIIYCVKLESKDNIHYKGIGNKDMYVSPFFKSVGRYAFSLRYEENNFSLGINLFEKDTKMLTTTLVAKSLEFNESNVVKLFFRHFLLTVLVVTRTIWQSLKLKLKGLTWNKPNKKDQVRRA, via the coding sequence ATGAGTCACAAGTTTCAAGAAGGAATAATTTACCATAAAAGAGTAAGCCCTAAAAAGCATGATTTTAAATATAAATTTTTTATGCTCGATATTGATATAAATTCTTTTTCGGAACTTGAGAATAAGTACTTTTCTAAAAATAGCTTTAACTTATTTTCTTTTAATACAAAAGACCATTTTGGAGAAAGTGACGATTTTAAGAAAAATGTAAAAGGGTTATTAGAAAAATATCAAATAAAAGAAACAAATAAAATGAGATTTATTACACTTCCAAGTATTTTGGGTTATGTATTTAATCCTATTAGTATGTTGATTCTTTTTAAAGAAGAAAAGCCTACTTATATGCTAGCTGAAGTACATAACTATAATGGAGGAAGAATTATCTATTGTGTAAAACTAGAATCAAAAGATAATATCCATTACAAAGGAATAGGAAATAAAGATATGTATGTTTCACCTTTCTTCAAATCAGTTGGAAGATATGCTTTTTCATTAAGGTATGAAGAGAATAACTTTTCATTAGGAATTAACCTTTTTGAGAAAGATACAAAAATGCTAACAACAACACTTGTTGCAAAATCACTTGAATTCAATGAATCAAATGTAGTCAAACTTTTTTTTAGGCATTTTCTATTAACAGTATTAGTAGTTACTAGAACAATATGGCAAAGTTTAAAACTTAAATTAAAAGGCTTAACATGGAATAAGCCAAATAAAAAAGACCAAGTAAGGAGGGCATAA
- a CDS encoding SDR family NAD(P)-dependent oxidoreductase: protein MEPNKTIWIVGGSSGIGLELVKLCLKNNYNIVVSSRNSLKTKELLDLKNTLPEQIHILDLDVTNKKDIKEKVKEAWSCFDGIDIWFYNAGSYDVMNIDSWDSEKFEQMNEVNYLGVTRLMTELIPYFKNSNKGHWVWNSSLSSYFGLPHAGAYSAPKAALVNLAQSIQPELNSLNIKLQIINHGFVKTKLTDKNKFKMPQLMEASFTAAKILKGIENSTSFEIRFPFILSLVLRIINLLPYSLSLALTKRSM, encoded by the coding sequence ATGGAACCTAACAAAACAATTTGGATAGTTGGTGGAAGTAGTGGTATTGGTTTAGAGTTGGTAAAACTTTGTCTTAAAAATAATTATAACATTGTAGTAAGCTCAAGAAATTCTCTAAAAACTAAAGAGCTTTTGGATTTAAAGAATACTTTGCCTGAACAGATTCATATACTCGATTTAGATGTAACAAATAAAAAAGATATAAAAGAAAAAGTTAAAGAAGCATGGAGTTGTTTTGATGGAATTGATATATGGTTTTATAATGCAGGTTCATATGATGTAATGAATATTGATTCTTGGGATAGTGAAAAATTTGAACAGATGAATGAAGTTAATTATCTTGGAGTAACAAGATTAATGACTGAACTCATTCCATATTTCAAGAATTCAAATAAAGGTCATTGGGTTTGGAATTCAAGTTTATCTTCATATTTTGGCTTACCTCATGCAGGAGCATATTCTGCTCCAAAAGCAGCACTTGTTAATTTAGCCCAATCAATACAACCAGAATTAAATTCATTAAATATCAAACTTCAAATAATAAATCATGGTTTTGTCAAAACAAAATTAACTGATAAAAATAAGTTTAAGATGCCTCAATTAATGGAAGCTAGTTTTACAGCAGCTAAGATACTTAAAGGTATTGAAAATTCAACTTCTTTTGAAATTAGATTTCCATTTATACTATCTTTAGTTCTAAGAATAATTAATTTATTACCATATAGTTTATCTTTAGCCCTAACAAAAAGGAGTATGTAA
- a CDS encoding NAD(P)/FAD-dependent oxidoreductase: protein MKNYKKLKIAVLGAGISGLGSAYLLSKKYDVDLYEKENRLGGHARTTQVTEDNNTFGVDTGFLVFNHETYPLLTKLFKELDVKIENSDMSFAFWNQKTNLAYNGESLKGMFFQKKNLFSYSHLKMIKDILKFNKKANSDLKSNSYDLDLSLGDYLEEYSSYFKERYIIPMGASIWSTPSDKMNDFPARTFLHFFENHGLLGIDTQHQWLTVSGGSINYVNKISERISGNIIKNSDVISVKRENDKVILVHDDNRETTYDKIIFAMHAPDALQLLDEPTVDELNILSSFEYKENKALLHTDKNALYPNKGIYAAWNYKTNTKDGKNDENVTLSYWINRLQNLKSKKDYFVSLNETQEVNEVIEKISYEHPQFDKKAIEAQSKRSVINGKNNTYFAGAYWRYGFHEDGLYSANTIAQEFGCEL from the coding sequence ATGAAAAATTATAAAAAACTAAAAATTGCTGTTTTAGGTGCAGGAATAAGTGGATTAGGTTCTGCTTACTTATTAAGTAAAAAATACGATGTTGATTTATATGAAAAAGAAAACAGACTAGGAGGACACGCTAGGACTACACAAGTTACAGAAGATAATAATACATTTGGAGTAGATACAGGTTTCCTAGTTTTTAATCATGAAACTTATCCCTTATTGACAAAGCTTTTTAAAGAACTTGATGTAAAAATAGAAAATAGTGATATGAGTTTTGCATTTTGGAACCAAAAAACAAATCTTGCTTATAATGGGGAATCGTTAAAAGGAATGTTTTTTCAAAAGAAAAATCTATTTTCTTATTCTCATTTAAAAATGATTAAAGATATATTGAAATTTAATAAAAAAGCTAATAGTGATTTGAAATCTAATTCTTATGATTTAGATTTATCATTAGGCGATTATTTAGAAGAGTATTCATCTTATTTTAAAGAAAGATATATTATCCCTATGGGTGCATCAATTTGGTCTACACCTAGTGATAAAATGAATGATTTTCCAGCAAGAACATTTCTACATTTTTTTGAAAATCATGGATTATTAGGAATTGATACACAACACCAGTGGTTAACAGTAAGTGGTGGTTCTATTAATTATGTAAATAAGATATCAGAAAGAATCTCTGGAAATATCATAAAAAATAGTGATGTAATAAGTGTCAAAAGAGAAAACGACAAAGTAATCTTAGTACACGATGATAATAGGGAAACTACTTATGACAAAATAATATTTGCTATGCATGCACCTGATGCTTTACAACTACTTGATGAACCAACAGTTGATGAGTTAAATATTTTATCATCTTTTGAATATAAAGAAAACAAAGCACTTTTACATACAGATAAAAACGCTTTGTATCCAAATAAAGGAATTTACGCAGCATGGAATTATAAAACTAATACTAAAGATGGTAAAAATGACGAAAATGTAACTTTATCTTATTGGATTAATAGACTACAAAACTTAAAGTCTAAAAAAGACTATTTTGTATCTTTAAATGAAACACAAGAAGTAAATGAAGTAATAGAAAAAATTTCATACGAACATCCACAGTTTGATAAAAAAGCAATTGAAGCACAAAGTAAGAGATCTGTAATAAATGGGAAAAACAACACATATTTTGCAGGTGCTTATTGGAGATATGGATTTCATGAAGATGGACTATATTCTGCAAATACAATAGCACAAGAATTTGGATGTGAGTTATGA
- a CDS encoding DUF3833 domain-containing protein, which translates to MKLKLILLIAIFLIFTGCSKMQIEDFTNKKPEFIPQEYFNGTLRAYGLVKDRSGKIIRTFKGELIGSWDEKGIGTLDEKFIYDDGEKLSRIWKLKPTGKKTFDATAGDIVGTAKMIANGNTVMIDYIMEVPYNDSTINISVKDWLHLQEDGVIINHSKMKKFGFTVGELIITIIKD; encoded by the coding sequence ATGAAACTAAAACTGATACTTTTAATAGCTATATTTTTAATTTTTACAGGATGTTCAAAAATGCAAATAGAAGATTTTACAAATAAAAAACCAGAGTTTATTCCTCAAGAATATTTTAATGGTACGTTAAGAGCTTATGGATTAGTAAAAGATAGAAGTGGAAAAATTATTAGAACTTTTAAAGGTGAATTAATTGGTTCTTGGGATGAAAAGGGAATTGGAACATTAGATGAAAAATTTATATATGATGATGGAGAAAAACTATCAAGAATATGGAAATTAAAACCTACTGGAAAAAAAACTTTTGATGCAACAGCAGGAGATATTGTAGGTACTGCAAAAATGATTGCAAATGGAAATACAGTTATGATTGATTATATAATGGAAGTACCTTATAATGATTCGACTATTAATATTTCTGTAAAAGATTGGCTTCATTTACAAGAAGATGGTGTAATAATAAATCACTCTAAAATGAAAAAATTTGGATTCACAGTAGGTGAACTTATTATCACAATAATAAAAGATTAA
- a CDS encoding lipocalin family protein produces MKQSFTYIFTIFIITQASIVYANTPKAIENINPSLFSGLWYEMARTYNSFEKDCVAATVEYKLVEPLKYEIKNRCFEKNIGEKLIEYNGTAVPSKGNNMSEIDMTYFWLFTKRYKIIYLDDYESAVLVDNDLEYVWIMNRKPFMQKEKLYKIVGFLEKYMDTSKLIYTPQDKQGRYK; encoded by the coding sequence ATGAAACAATCTTTCACATATATATTTACAATTTTTATTATCACTCAAGCTTCTATTGTATATGCCAATACACCAAAAGCTATTGAAAATATAAACCCATCTTTGTTTAGTGGCTTATGGTATGAAATGGCAAGAACATACAACAGTTTTGAGAAAGACTGCGTTGCAGCTACTGTTGAATATAAATTAGTAGAACCTCTTAAATATGAAATAAAAAATAGATGTTTTGAAAAAAACATAGGTGAAAAACTTATCGAATATAATGGAACAGCAGTACCTTCAAAGGGAAATAATATGTCAGAAATAGACATGACATATTTTTGGTTATTTACAAAAAGATATAAAATCATTTATTTAGATGATTATGAATCTGCAGTACTTGTAGATAATGATTTAGAATATGTATGGATAATGAATAGAAAGCCTTTTATGCAAAAAGAAAAGCTTTATAAAATTGTTGGTTTTTTAGAAAAATATATGGATACATCAAAATTGATTTACACACCACAAGATAAGCAAGGAAGATACAAATGA
- a CDS encoding GatB/YqeY domain-containing protein gives MSLKQQLKDDVKTAMRAKDIVKRDSIRTINTMIKQIEVDERIELDDAAIIKLIQKGIKQRDEAISQFKEAGRDDLIAKEQEQIDVFKLYLPEQVSDENLEIGMKEVIAQVGASSMKDMGKVMGAASKKFAGVADGKRINEMVKKLLG, from the coding sequence ATGAGTTTAAAACAACAACTTAAAGACGATGTTAAAACAGCTATGAGAGCAAAAGACATAGTAAAAAGAGATTCAATTAGAACTATTAATACTATGATTAAACAAATCGAAGTAGATGAAAGAATAGAATTAGATGATGCAGCAATAATCAAACTTATTCAAAAAGGTATCAAACAAAGAGATGAAGCAATTTCTCAGTTTAAAGAAGCTGGTCGTGATGATTTAATAGCTAAAGAACAAGAACAAATTGATGTATTCAAATTATATTTACCAGAGCAAGTATCAGATGAAAACTTAGAAATCGGAATGAAAGAAGTTATTGCACAAGTTGGTGCTAGTTCGATGAAAGATATGGGAAAAGTAATGGGTGCAGCTAGTAAAAAATTTGCAGGTGTTGCTGATGGAAAAAGAATAAATGAAATGGTTAAGAAACTTTTAGGATAA
- a CDS encoding SAM-dependent methyltransferase: protein MKTFWNKLGDQYLSKITQGTLDVIFSDGTKKIYGNNQEPKAKLVLNNADLFKRLTLFGDIGFAESFMDKDFECDDLTALIKIGIINSQELETKSEDAKKFSLHNLFPIVNKLKHSLRKNSKTRSQKNIQEHYDLSNEFFELFLDDTMMYSSAVFEKPDEPLFEAQKRKIDILAKKLNLKKGSKVLEIGSGWGAMAMHLVKEYDCEVTTLTLSKEQKKLCEGRFKEHNIEESVNVMLKDYRDMQGQFDAVIAVEMFEAVGREYFDVFFKKCEELLNPSGILVMQIITMPDQRYNAYCKGTDFIQKYIFPGGHLPSVGKILDVTSKNTKLNLLHMEEYTEHYAKTLNIWHKNFNAKIEHIKKLGFDEYFVRMWKMYLCYCEAAFLTRNINLVQVSFTRYQNTALNSGLVE, encoded by the coding sequence ATGAAAACTTTTTGGAATAAATTAGGTGATCAATATTTATCAAAAATCACACAAGGAACTTTAGATGTAATTTTTAGTGATGGTACAAAAAAAATATATGGAAATAATCAAGAACCAAAAGCTAAGCTTGTATTGAATAATGCAGATTTATTTAAAAGGTTAACTCTTTTTGGAGATATAGGTTTTGCAGAGAGTTTTATGGATAAAGACTTTGAATGTGATGATTTAACAGCTTTAATAAAAATTGGAATCATTAATTCACAAGAATTAGAAACAAAAAGTGAAGATGCAAAAAAATTTTCTCTTCATAATTTATTCCCAATAGTTAATAAATTAAAGCACTCTTTACGAAAAAATTCGAAAACACGTTCACAAAAAAATATTCAAGAACATTATGATTTATCAAATGAATTTTTTGAATTATTCTTAGATGATACAATGATGTACTCATCAGCTGTATTTGAAAAACCAGATGAACCTTTATTTGAAGCTCAAAAAAGAAAAATAGATATATTAGCAAAAAAACTAAATCTAAAAAAAGGTTCAAAAGTACTTGAAATTGGATCTGGATGGGGTGCTATGGCTATGCACTTGGTAAAAGAATATGATTGTGAAGTTACCACATTAACACTATCTAAAGAGCAAAAAAAACTTTGTGAAGGTAGATTCAAAGAACATAATATAGAAGAGTCAGTAAATGTAATGTTAAAAGATTATAGAGATATGCAAGGGCAATTTGATGCAGTAATTGCAGTTGAAATGTTTGAAGCAGTTGGACGTGAATATTTTGATGTATTCTTTAAAAAATGTGAAGAGTTACTAAATCCTAGTGGAATATTAGTAATGCAAATAATCACAATGCCAGATCAAAGATATAACGCATATTGTAAAGGTACTGATTTTATTCAAAAGTATATTTTCCCAGGAGGTCATCTTCCTAGTGTTGGAAAGATACTTGATGTTACTAGTAAAAATACAAAATTAAACCTTCTTCATATGGAAGAATATACAGAGCATTATGCAAAAACACTTAATATTTGGCATAAAAATTTCAATGCAAAAATTGAACACATTAAAAAATTAGGGTTTGATGAATATTTTGTTAGAATGTGGAAAATGTACCTTTGTTATTGTGAAGCAGCCTTTTTAACAAGAAATATTAATCTTGTTCAAGTTTCGTTTACTAGATATCAAAATACAGCTTTAAATTCAGGATTAGTAGAATGA